The sequence ATATCGGTAAGGGTCACCATCATATCGAATTGTTCGCCACGCAGCAGTTCATCTATTGATGCATATACTTTGGCATTTACGGAATACTGCTTGTTTTGCGCAATGGCCCTGTCAACTTTTATATCACAAAGGCTGACCACCTGTATATGGGCGGATGACAATAATTGCGGCAAATAGCGGTTACTCACACTACCGCATCCTATTACAGCAACCCTTAGTTTTTTCGCTGGCGTTACTGCAGCCCAGGATTCGAGGGAACTTAATAACAATGCGGCACCCGCTATAGCGGATTGCTGCAAAAACTTTTTCCTGCTGATGGCGTTTTGCATACAACCTGTTTATTTCTGTTGAATTAAAATGTCTGCGATAACCGGAAGATGATCAGACGGATACTTCATATCATAACTATCTGTTAGGGTAGCAAATTTCCTTATCGTTATCCGGGGATCCTTGCTGGTAAAAATATAATCGATACAACTTTTTAACGGTGCGGAAAAATTAAAATCATTGAAAGTTTTTTCCGGGCCGTAAACAAGCGCACTATTGGTCCGGGCGTTATTCATCTTTTCTGAAAGGTACTGTGCAGGGGCTTCATTAGGTCGGCTATTGAAATCACCCATTAAAAATACCGGCAGTTTTTTCTGCGCATTGATTTCGGTCATCTTCTGCCAGATCAGCCGGGCCGACTGTAACCTCGCTTCCGCTCCGATATGGTCAAAATGGGTATTGAATACCCAGAATCGTTGCCGGCTTTTCCGGTCTTCGAATAACCCATAACTGCAGATTCGCTCCTGATCAGCATCCCAGCCCCTGAGGCCAATGCTGTCCGGATACTGGGACAACCAGAAATCGTGCTGTTCAATCACTTTGAATGACCGAGAATTAAATAAAATACAGGCGTACTCCCCCTTCTTTTTTCCATCTATGCGAGCCACTCCAACCTTTCCATAATCCGGCAATTTC comes from Flavihumibacter fluvii and encodes:
- a CDS encoding endonuclease/exonuclease/phosphatase family protein, encoding MSYNMRYDNPDDGENRWEIRRESLAGLLQFHAPDFIGTQELLDHQLEFILSKLPDYGKVGVARIDGKKKGEYACILFNSRSFKVIEQHDFWLSQYPDSIGLRGWDADQERICSYGLFEDRKSRQRFWVFNTHFDHIGAEARLQSARLIWQKMTEINAQKKLPVFLMGDFNSRPNEAPAQYLSEKMNNARTNSALVYGPEKTFNDFNFSAPLKSCIDYIFTSKDPRITIRKFATLTDSYDMKYPSDHLPVIADILIQQK